CCCGAGCGGCCTCAGGCGGGCGACCAGACCCCCAGCTCGTTGCCGCTCGGGTCGCTGAAGTGGAACCGCCGTCCACCCGGGAAGCCGTAGGGCCCCTGGACGACGCGGCCACCGGCGGACTCGACGGCCGCGAGGGTGCGGTCGAGGTCCGCGGACCAGAGCAGCACCAGCGGGCCGCCCGGGCGCACGTCGGTGCCCAGGGCCAGGCCGCCCACCTCGCCGTCGC
The Modestobacter versicolor genome window above contains:
- a CDS encoding VOC family protein, encoding MTDLAAQRHHAIDYVELTVLDLAEAQRFYADAFGWEFTAYGDSYAGIRSRSGDGEVGGLALGTDVRPGGPLVLLWSADLDRTLAAVESAGGRVVQGPYGFPGGRRFHFSDPSGNELGVWSPA